One genomic region from Paracoccus pantotrophus encodes:
- a CDS encoding transposase: MPKGRNHDAGFKARVAPEAVKGGRIVPELAAEYRVRPTMIHQWKKALLEGASDIFERGGKKAEIDEATMRSLHARIGEPAGANASCPESPGPGPASDEGSKPPPVQGRSRTR, from the coding sequence ATGCCGAAAGGCAGGAACCATGACGCGGGCTTCAAGGCTCGGGTGGCGCCGGAAGCCGTGAAGGGCGGGCGCATCGTGCCGGAGCTGGCCGCGGAATACCGCGTGCGCCCGACGATGATCCATCAATGGAAGAAGGCGCTGCTCGAAGGGGCATCGGACATCTTCGAACGCGGCGGGAAGAAGGCCGAGATCGATGAGGCCACGATGCGGTCGCTGCACGCCCGGATCGGGGAGCCGGCCGGCGCCAACGCTTCCTGTCCGGAAAGCCCAGGCCCTGGACCGGCCAGTGACGAGGGATCGAAGCCGCCACCGGTTCAAGGCCGATCCCGAACGCGATGA
- a CDS encoding ATP-grasp domain-containing protein — MKADWSAALERSAQSVGIQSQMADLRHADLSGYDAVVPLTLWDRDFLDERRIRGDMFNALFPSSAAQENCHDKLAFNRLMAAAGLGDYIPAMFGDPAALPLGKPIIVKRRKDEWGKLSRICCIGQDAPLVYDPDQEFLQEYVPGTVELSAYLLMRDGRIVFSRTAIFDMPDMPHVKGINTGHQNLAWRDGTRHGDLFTEILDTVGFANGACCIDFREVDGKPKIFEINPRLGGSLTGDAGSYLQHYLLAACGTRARSAADSVRLPVAA; from the coding sequence ATGAAGGCCGATTGGTCGGCCGCTTTGGAGCGCAGCGCGCAATCCGTCGGTATCCAAAGCCAGATGGCGGATCTTCGGCATGCCGATCTGTCCGGCTATGACGCCGTCGTTCCCTTGACCCTGTGGGATCGGGATTTCCTGGATGAACGGCGGATCCGGGGCGACATGTTCAACGCCCTGTTCCCCAGTTCCGCTGCGCAGGAAAACTGCCATGACAAGCTTGCGTTCAACCGGCTCATGGCCGCTGCCGGCCTGGGCGATTATATCCCGGCGATGTTTGGCGATCCCGCCGCTCTTCCGCTTGGCAAGCCCATCATCGTCAAGCGGCGAAAGGACGAATGGGGCAAGCTGTCGCGTATTTGCTGCATCGGCCAGGATGCACCATTGGTTTACGATCCGGACCAGGAATTCCTGCAAGAATATGTTCCGGGAACCGTCGAACTATCCGCTTATCTTTTGATGCGCGATGGCAGGATCGTTTTTTCCCGCACGGCGATATTCGATATGCCGGACATGCCGCATGTGAAAGGCATCAATACCGGCCACCAGAATCTGGCATGGCGGGACGGAACGCGCCACGGGGATCTGTTCACGGAAATCCTGGATACCGTGGGGTTCGCGAACGGTGCCTGCTGCATCGACTTTCGCGAAGTGGACGGCAAGCCGAAGATATTCGAGATCAATCCCAGGCTGGGCGGATCCCTGACCGGCGATGCCGGCAGCTATTTGCAGCATTATCTGCTGGCGGCTTGCGGCACGCGCGCGCGTAGCGCGGCCGATTCCGTCAGGCTGCCGGTCGCCGCCTGA
- the ilvC gene encoding ketol-acid reductoisomerase yields MRVYYDRDCDVNLIKDKKIAMLGYGSQGHAHALNLRDSGAKNVVVALREGSASAKKAEAEGLKVMGIAEAAAWADLIMFTMPDELQAETYRKYVHDNLREGAAIAFAHGLNVHFGLIEPKPGVDVIMMAPKGPGHTVRGEYTKGGGVPCLVAVHQDATGKAMDLALSYCSAIGGGRSGIIETNFRQECETDLFGEQAVLCGGLVELIRMGFETLVEAGYEPEMAYFECLHEVKLIVDLIYEGGIANMNYSISNTAEYGEYVSGPRVLPYEETKARMKAVLTDIQTGKFVRDFMQENAVGQPFFKATRRINDEHQIEKVGERLRGMMPWISKGKMVDKERN; encoded by the coding sequence ATGCGCGTTTACTATGATCGCGACTGCGATGTGAACCTGATCAAGGACAAGAAGATCGCCATGCTGGGTTATGGCAGCCAGGGCCATGCCCATGCGCTGAACCTGCGCGATTCCGGCGCCAAGAACGTCGTGGTGGCGCTGCGCGAGGGCTCGGCCTCGGCCAAGAAGGCGGAAGCCGAGGGGCTGAAGGTCATGGGCATCGCCGAGGCCGCCGCCTGGGCCGACCTGATCATGTTCACCATGCCCGACGAATTGCAGGCCGAGACCTATCGCAAATACGTGCATGACAACCTGCGCGAAGGCGCCGCCATCGCCTTCGCCCACGGGCTGAACGTGCATTTCGGCCTGATCGAGCCGAAGCCCGGCGTGGACGTGATCATGATGGCGCCCAAGGGGCCGGGCCACACCGTGCGCGGCGAATACACCAAGGGCGGCGGCGTGCCCTGCCTGGTCGCGGTGCACCAGGATGCCACCGGCAAGGCCATGGACCTGGCGCTGTCCTATTGCTCGGCCATCGGCGGCGGCCGCTCGGGCATCATCGAGACCAATTTCCGCCAGGAATGCGAAACCGACCTGTTCGGCGAGCAGGCGGTGCTGTGCGGCGGCCTGGTCGAGCTGATCCGCATGGGCTTCGAGACCCTGGTCGAGGCCGGCTACGAGCCGGAAATGGCCTATTTCGAATGCCTGCACGAGGTGAAGCTGATCGTGGACCTGATCTACGAGGGCGGCATCGCCAACATGAACTATTCGATCTCGAACACCGCCGAATATGGCGAATACGTCTCGGGCCCGCGCGTGCTGCCCTATGAAGAGACCAAGGCGCGGATGAAGGCGGTGCTGACCGACATCCAGACCGGCAAGTTCGTGCGCGACTTCATGCAGGAGAACGCCGTGGGCCAGCCCTTCTTCAAGGCGACCCGCCGCATCAACGACGAGCATCAGATCGAGAAGGTCGGCGAAAGGCTGCGCGGCATGATGCCTTGGATCTCGAAAGGCAAGATGGTGGACAAGGAGCGCAACTGA
- a CDS encoding class I SAM-dependent methyltransferase, producing MAGSRLELVFGGTPPEGRMLLIGAGAATDLDPFDPARVQIVQGFYPDHRALKARGYDMATEASGDFDGAVVFLPRARAEARARIAEAAARLAPGASLWIDGQKTDGIDAVMKEMRALAPVDEVQSRAHGKIFRVTLPQPGWLPEGWAAQDHLAAPGMVTRPGVFSADGPDPASQALAAALPEKLPTRIVDLGAGWGWLSAQILAHPGVELLHLVEADAAALDCARRNVTDPRARFHWADALDFRLPEPVNGVIMNPPFHEGRAADPRLGAGFIRAAAGLLTGAGRLWMVANRHLPYEQALRECFAEVAELGGDARFKILTASGARRGTAGRLQPKGPQPKGRKR from the coding sequence TTGGCTGGATCACGGCTGGAACTTGTCTTTGGCGGCACGCCGCCCGAAGGGCGCATGCTGCTGATCGGCGCGGGCGCCGCGACCGATCTTGACCCCTTCGACCCCGCCCGCGTGCAGATCGTGCAGGGCTTTTACCCCGATCACCGGGCGCTGAAGGCGCGCGGCTACGACATGGCGACCGAGGCCTCGGGCGATTTCGACGGCGCCGTGGTCTTCCTGCCGCGGGCGCGGGCCGAGGCGCGGGCGCGCATCGCCGAGGCCGCGGCGCGGCTGGCGCCGGGCGCCTCGCTGTGGATCGACGGGCAAAAGACCGACGGCATCGACGCGGTGATGAAGGAGATGCGCGCCCTGGCCCCGGTGGACGAGGTCCAGTCGCGTGCCCATGGCAAGATCTTCCGCGTCACGCTGCCCCAGCCGGGCTGGCTGCCCGAGGGCTGGGCGGCGCAGGATCACCTGGCCGCGCCCGGCATGGTGACGCGGCCGGGCGTGTTCTCGGCCGACGGGCCGGACCCGGCGTCGCAGGCGCTGGCGGCGGCGCTGCCCGAAAAGCTGCCGACCCGCATCGTCGATCTGGGCGCGGGCTGGGGCTGGCTTTCGGCACAGATCCTGGCCCATCCCGGCGTCGAGCTGCTGCACCTGGTCGAGGCCGATGCCGCGGCGCTGGATTGCGCGCGGCGCAATGTCACCGATCCGCGGGCGCGGTTCCATTGGGCGGATGCGCTGGATTTCCGCCTGCCCGAGCCGGTGAACGGCGTGATCATGAACCCGCCCTTCCACGAGGGGCGTGCGGCCGACCCGAGGCTGGGCGCCGGCTTCATCCGCGCGGCGGCGGGGCTGCTGACCGGGGCGGGGCGGCTGTGGATGGTGGCCAACCGCCACCTGCCCTATGAGCAGGCGCTGCGGGAATGCTTTGCCGAAGTCGCCGAGCTGGGCGGCGATGCGCGCTTCAAGATCCTGACCGCCTCGGGAGCGCGGCGCGGCACTGCCGGGCGCCTTCAACCAAAAGGCCCGCAACCGAAAGGCCGGAAAAGATGA
- a CDS encoding DDE-type integrase/transposase/recombinase, protein MPPAVDPAVLDPAVRVLLRSKGRDRDEPRPYAADRPAVSGNALLRRAADDGVQQMTRPLHNEGHAVNVTRSRRLMRLMRLMPIRRKPAASRPAPGRKTYPYPLGGRVEQPDQVGCAGIADLPMRRGCLCPVAVMDRFPRKLLAWRISNTPAADFCVAARNEAVHHCGPPEIMNADRASQFTSCAWVDRLKRAGTRISMDGRGAVSTPSSSSASGDP, encoded by the coding sequence ATGCCGCCTGCTGTCGATCCCGCGGTCCTCGATCCCGCGGTCCGCGTCCTGTTGCGCAGCAAGGGACGAGACCGGGATGAACCTCGCCCCTATGCGGCTGATCGACCGGCAGTTTCCGGAAACGCCCTGCTACGGCGTGCAGCAGATGACGGCGTGCAGCAGATGACCCGGCCCCTGCACAACGAAGGCCATGCCGTGAACGTCACGCGCAGCCGGCGGCTGATGCGGCTCATGCGCTTGATGCCGATCCGCCGGAAACCCGCTGCCAGCAGGCCCGCGCCCGGGCGCAAGACCTATCCCTATCCGCTGGGGGGGCGGGTCGAGCAACCCGACCAGGTCGGGTGCGCCGGCATCGCCGACCTGCCGATGCGGCGGGGCTGCCTCTGCCCGGTCGCCGTCATGGACCGGTTCCCCCGCAAGCTGCTGGCCTGGCGCATCTCGAACACGCCGGCGGCGGATTTCTGCGTTGCGGCCCGAAACGAGGCGGTCCACCACTGTGGCCCACCCGAGATCATGAACGCCGATCGAGCTTCGCAGTTCACGTCCTGCGCTTGGGTTGATCGGCTGAAACGGGCCGGCACCCGCATCTCGATGGATGGCAGGGGCGCTGTCTCGACACCGTCTTCATCGAGCGCCTCCGGCGATCCCTGA
- a CDS encoding Lrp/AsnC family transcriptional regulator yields the protein MSFQPDATDLAILRLLAEDATRGAAEIGRALGLTQPAAWRRIRRLTEAGVIAGRRVVVDEAALGFGVTVFLGIRLAVKGRVSLEDFERAVTAIPEVQVVQHVLGQFDYRLRIHARDIADFERILRRRIMTLPGVGQVEANVMLSEERRPGPL from the coding sequence GTGAGCTTTCAGCCAGACGCCACCGACCTTGCGATCCTGCGGTTGCTGGCCGAGGATGCGACGCGCGGCGCGGCCGAGATCGGCCGGGCCCTTGGCCTGACCCAGCCCGCGGCCTGGCGGCGTATCCGGCGGCTGACCGAGGCCGGGGTGATCGCCGGGCGCCGGGTGGTGGTGGACGAGGCCGCTCTGGGCTTCGGCGTCACCGTGTTCCTGGGCATTCGCCTGGCGGTCAAGGGCCGGGTCAGCCTGGAGGATTTCGAACGTGCGGTGACGGCGATCCCCGAGGTGCAGGTGGTGCAGCATGTGCTGGGCCAGTTCGACTACCGGCTGCGCATCCATGCCCGCGACATCGCCGATTTTGAGCGCATCCTGCGCCGCCGCATCATGACCCTGCCCGGCGTGGGCCAGGTCGAGGCCAATGTCATGCTTTCCGAAGAGCGCCGGCCGGGGCCGCTTTAG
- the clpS gene encoding ATP-dependent Clp protease adapter ClpS has translation MTNRPGDREEVELGVKTRPRTQRPPMYKVLLLNDDFTPMEFVVHVLERLFNMNHAQAIEIMLTVHRKGVAVVGVFSHEIAETKVAQVMELARRQQHPLQCTMEKE, from the coding sequence ATGACCAACCGACCTGGGGACCGCGAAGAGGTCGAACTGGGGGTCAAGACCAGGCCCCGCACGCAGCGGCCTCCGATGTACAAGGTATTGCTGCTGAACGACGATTTCACGCCGATGGAATTCGTCGTGCATGTGCTTGAGCGGCTGTTCAACATGAACCACGCCCAGGCGATCGAGATCATGCTGACGGTTCATCGCAAGGGGGTGGCCGTCGTCGGCGTCTTCTCGCACGAGATCGCCGAAACCAAGGTGGCGCAGGTCATGGAACTGGCCCGCCGCCAGCAGCATCCGCTGCAATGCACCATGGAAAAAGAGTAG
- a CDS encoding CAP domain-containing protein: MSFASANERYFVSLVNQARQAQGLPALSIEKRLNDSSEGHSRWMLEADVFSHTGRGGSSSRERMEAAGFDLAGNWMTAENIAYVTIQGEADLRDEIRQLHQNLMNSPGHYQNIMSDAAFIGIGLEVGYLTVNGRDYKVLMATQNFADTDGQVRVDTGSFTRVANPGADLSMQSRADWLSTFNGEVFVTPGPAQSTPRNDDYRLTARNDVASAGNGNDWMDGKGGNDTLNGGPGNDRIIGGEGFDSLHGGLGNDVLQGGPGNDTLAGAEGNDQLRGETGNDLIWGGMGQDLILGGVGQDTLDGGAGNDRLWGEPGNDRLVGGDGNDTLIGGAGNDVLIGGAGADAFIFHDGHGADTINGYQRGIDRLLIDDARLDANPAAFIRDHMQKTANGVVIDFGDGDRIVINGQNLTVAGVADDIFAI, encoded by the coding sequence ATGTCCTTTGCATCTGCAAACGAACGCTACTTCGTCAGCCTGGTCAACCAGGCCCGTCAGGCCCAGGGGCTTCCTGCCTTGTCCATCGAAAAACGGCTCAACGATTCCTCGGAAGGCCATAGCCGCTGGATGCTTGAGGCGGATGTCTTCTCGCATACCGGCCGGGGCGGCTCGTCCTCGCGCGAGCGGATGGAGGCGGCGGGCTTCGATCTGGCGGGCAACTGGATGACGGCCGAAAACATCGCCTATGTCACCATCCAGGGCGAGGCCGACCTGCGCGACGAGATCCGCCAACTGCACCAGAACCTGATGAACAGCCCGGGCCATTACCAGAACATCATGAGCGATGCCGCCTTCATCGGCATCGGGCTGGAGGTCGGCTATCTCACCGTGAACGGCCGCGACTACAAGGTGCTGATGGCGACGCAGAACTTTGCCGATACCGACGGACAGGTGCGCGTCGATACCGGCAGCTTCACCCGCGTTGCCAATCCCGGTGCGGATCTGTCGATGCAGTCGCGCGCCGATTGGCTCTCGACCTTCAACGGCGAGGTTTTCGTCACCCCTGGCCCGGCGCAAAGCACGCCGCGCAACGACGATTATCGCCTGACGGCGCGCAACGATGTCGCCTCGGCCGGGAATGGCAACGACTGGATGGATGGCAAGGGCGGCAACGACACGCTGAACGGCGGTCCCGGCAATGACCGGATCATCGGCGGCGAAGGTTTCGATTCCCTGCATGGCGGCCTGGGCAACGACGTGCTGCAAGGCGGCCCCGGCAACGATACCCTGGCCGGCGCCGAGGGGAACGACCAGCTGCGCGGCGAGACCGGCAACGACCTGATCTGGGGCGGCATGGGGCAGGATCTCATCTTGGGCGGGGTCGGCCAGGACACGCTGGACGGCGGTGCAGGCAATGACCGGCTTTGGGGTGAGCCGGGCAACGATCGCCTGGTCGGTGGCGACGGGAATGACACGTTGATCGGGGGCGCGGGCAACGACGTGCTGATCGGCGGGGCAGGGGCCGATGCCTTCATCTTCCACGACGGCCATGGCGCCGACACGATCAACGGATACCAGCGCGGCATCGATCGGCTGCTGATCGACGATGCCAGGCTGGACGCGAACCCGGCTGCCTTCATTCGCGACCACATGCAAAAGACCGCGAATGGCGTGGTCATCGATTTCGGCGACGGCGACCGGATCGTCATCAACGGCCAGAACCTGACGGTGGCGGGGGTGGCGGACGACATATTCGCGATCTGA
- a CDS encoding AAA family ATPase, whose translation MVNFAAEKAKRADPKARKSQFFTATMLDGKEVPARNWLVPSLIPSGTVTLLTGDGGTGKSLLALQLATACALGKPWLGKTVAGGRALFVSAEDDEDELHRRLADVLDAEEASFADLDQLALRSLAGEDALLTELDTRTGKQKATDLFGELDAFLTDLAPALVVLDTLADLFPGNENDRAQARQFIGMLHGLAIRHDCAVVLLAHPSLSGIQNGTGMSGSTGWHNSVRSRLYLERVIQGDDEPNPDARVLRTMKANYGPTGAEIALTWRNGVFVADEPETGLDRSARHSRATPRSLDGLWGD comes from the coding sequence GTGGTGAACTTCGCGGCCGAGAAGGCCAAGCGCGCCGATCCGAAAGCCCGCAAGAGCCAATTCTTCACCGCGACCATGCTGGACGGCAAGGAGGTGCCGGCGCGCAACTGGCTGGTGCCTAGCCTGATCCCCTCGGGCACGGTCACGCTGCTGACCGGCGATGGCGGCACGGGCAAATCGCTGCTGGCCCTGCAACTCGCCACCGCCTGCGCCCTCGGCAAGCCCTGGCTCGGCAAGACCGTGGCCGGGGGCCGTGCCCTATTCGTCTCGGCCGAGGACGATGAGGACGAGCTGCACCGCCGCCTGGCCGATGTGCTGGATGCCGAGGAGGCGAGCTTCGCCGACCTCGACCAGCTTGCCCTGCGCAGCCTGGCGGGCGAAGACGCGCTGCTGACGGAACTGGACACCCGCACCGGGAAACAGAAGGCCACCGACCTGTTCGGCGAGCTCGACGCCTTCCTGACCGATCTGGCGCCCGCGCTGGTGGTGCTGGACACGCTGGCGGACCTGTTCCCCGGCAACGAGAACGACCGGGCGCAGGCGCGGCAGTTCATCGGCATGCTGCACGGGCTGGCGATCCGGCACGATTGCGCCGTGGTGCTGCTGGCGCATCCGTCCCTGTCGGGCATCCAGAACGGCACCGGCATGTCGGGCAGCACCGGCTGGCACAATTCGGTGCGGTCGCGGCTCTATCTGGAACGGGTGATCCAGGGCGACGACGAACCGAACCCCGATGCCCGGGTGCTGCGCACCATGAAGGCGAACTATGGCCCCACGGGTGCGGAAATCGCCCTGACGTGGCGCAATGGCGTCTTTGTGGCGGACGAGCCTGAAACCGGGCTGGACCGTAGCGCGAGGCACAGCCGAGCCACTCCGCGATCATTGGACGGGCTCTGGGGTGATTGA
- a CDS encoding SDR family NAD(P)-dependent oxidoreductase, producing MSLSIQGKTAIVTGAARGIGLAIARHFEEAGANVMFADSDEAALMTELGEQAASEGPVRAFAGDLGQKLTLANLISATIDAFERVDILVNAHRMVQGCDPLTVNDELLGDMLRQNMSSGLRLSQMVARRMMAQADEAGEASENALQHGAIVNVTSLAADWPQPQMLAYSIASAAQAQATRSLASALAPRRIRVNGVAFASIMSNNLQLKLREDPGLRERMVAATPLGRIAGADELAATVQFLASEASSFVTGQILRVDGGRSLGDPLAPGVY from the coding sequence ATGAGCCTCTCCATCCAGGGCAAGACCGCCATCGTGACCGGCGCCGCCCGCGGCATCGGCCTGGCCATCGCCCGGCATTTCGAGGAGGCAGGCGCCAATGTCATGTTCGCCGACAGCGACGAGGCGGCGCTGATGACCGAACTGGGCGAACAGGCGGCAAGCGAAGGGCCGGTGCGCGCCTTTGCCGGCGACTTGGGGCAGAAGCTGACGCTCGCGAACCTGATCTCGGCCACCATCGACGCCTTCGAGCGGGTGGATATCCTGGTCAATGCGCATCGCATGGTGCAGGGCTGCGACCCGCTGACGGTGAACGACGAGCTGCTGGGCGACATGCTGCGCCAGAACATGAGTTCCGGCCTGCGCCTGTCGCAGATGGTCGCCAGGCGCATGATGGCCCAGGCCGATGAGGCGGGCGAGGCGAGCGAGAACGCCTTGCAGCACGGCGCCATCGTCAATGTCACCTCGCTGGCCGCCGATTGGCCGCAGCCGCAGATGCTGGCCTATTCCATCGCCAGCGCGGCGCAGGCGCAGGCCACGCGCTCATTGGCCTCGGCTCTGGCGCCCAGGCGGATTCGCGTGAACGGCGTGGCCTTTGCCAGCATCATGTCCAACAACCTGCAACTGAAGCTGCGCGAGGATCCGGGCCTGCGCGAGCGCATGGTCGCCGCCACGCCGCTGGGCCGGATTGCCGGCGCGGACGAATTGGCGGCGACGGTGCAGTTCCTGGCCAGCGAGGCCTCGAGCTTCGTGACCGGCCAGATCCTGCGCGTCGACGGCGGCCGCAGCCTGGGCGACCCGCTGGCGCCAGGGGTCTACTGA
- a CDS encoding D-alanyl-D-alanine carboxypeptidase family protein yields the protein MILFAWALPMAVAAAPFAAFVMDARTGQEIYAQNADTRLHPASLTKMMTLYMAFSAVERGQVRLDSKFLVSSHAAAQPPSRLGLKPGQRIELRYLIRAAAVKSANDAATVIGEGLAGSEAKFAAQMTQMARALGMRNTHFRNANGLTAEGHYSTARDMTVLGRRLFYDFPQYYSIFSRRSADAGIATVASTNKRFLDSYEGADGIKTGYTRAAGFNLTASAKRGSKRIVATVLGGTSTAHRNQVMAQLLDAGFGKAPTRVREVKPAPPQLVAEKKVRRTVQVARTEPQQAANVRLSSSDRPVARASTVAVVTPAAISAAVSRAQAAAPAPARSGSTLAASARPARKPGTGQFANVAADPELLARAARPEARPEEGDASEPAAVPVNAVRPAPAPRDDRSAGLSAPAAGSPSLFVQATQPQPESMALLASPAPTQRSETIILASLEPQEDAAPEPTEIVARGSDAGGKGWGVSLGLFRSQYEAEQMLLKTALQESGALGSALSRVATTKRGFEANFVGMNRETAELACGRIAARQQSCRVIGP from the coding sequence ATGATCCTATTCGCCTGGGCATTGCCCATGGCGGTGGCCGCCGCCCCCTTCGCGGCCTTCGTCATGGATGCGCGCACCGGGCAGGAAATCTATGCGCAGAACGCGGATACGCGGCTTCATCCGGCCTCGCTGACCAAGATGATGACGCTTTACATGGCCTTCAGCGCCGTCGAGCGCGGACAGGTCCGGCTGGACAGCAAGTTCCTGGTGTCCAGCCATGCGGCCGCGCAGCCGCCCTCGCGGCTGGGGCTGAAGCCGGGCCAGCGGATCGAGCTGCGCTACCTGATCCGCGCGGCGGCGGTGAAATCCGCCAATGACGCGGCCACGGTGATCGGCGAGGGGCTGGCGGGGTCCGAGGCGAAATTCGCCGCGCAGATGACCCAGATGGCGCGCGCCCTGGGCATGCGCAACACGCATTTCCGCAACGCCAACGGCCTAACGGCCGAGGGGCATTATTCCACGGCGCGCGACATGACGGTCCTCGGGCGCCGGCTGTTCTACGATTTCCCGCAATATTACTCGATCTTCTCGCGCCGCTCGGCCGATGCGGGGATCGCCACCGTCGCCAGCACCAACAAGCGTTTCCTCGACAGCTACGAGGGCGCGGACGGCATCAAGACCGGCTATACGCGGGCGGCGGGGTTCAACCTGACCGCCTCGGCCAAGCGGGGCTCCAAGCGGATCGTCGCAACCGTGCTGGGCGGCACCTCGACCGCGCATCGCAACCAGGTCATGGCCCAACTGCTCGATGCCGGCTTCGGAAAGGCCCCCACCCGTGTGCGAGAGGTGAAGCCCGCCCCGCCGCAGCTGGTGGCCGAGAAGAAGGTGCGCCGCACCGTGCAGGTCGCGCGCACCGAGCCGCAACAGGCGGCGAACGTGCGGCTGTCCAGCTCGGACCGCCCGGTGGCCCGCGCCTCGACCGTGGCGGTGGTGACGCCGGCGGCGATCTCGGCCGCGGTCTCGCGCGCCCAGGCGGCTGCGCCAGCCCCCGCCCGCAGCGGCAGCACCCTGGCCGCCAGCGCCCGGCCGGCGCGCAAGCCCGGCACCGGCCAGTTCGCCAATGTCGCGGCCGATCCCGAACTGCTGGCCCGCGCCGCCCGGCCCGAGGCCCGGCCGGAAGAAGGCGATGCCTCGGAACCCGCGGCCGTGCCGGTGAATGCCGTCCGCCCTGCCCCGGCGCCGCGCGACGACCGTTCGGCCGGGCTTTCCGCGCCGGCGGCGGGCTCGCCCTCGCTGTTCGTGCAGGCGACCCAACCGCAGCCGGAAAGCATGGCGCTGCTGGCCTCGCCCGCGCCGACCCAGCGGTCCGAGACGATCATCCTCGCCTCGCTTGAGCCTCAGGAGGATGCCGCGCCGGAGCCGACCGAGATCGTGGCCCGCGGATCGGATGCGGGCGGCAAGGGATGGGGCGTCTCGCTGGGACTGTTCCGGTCGCAATACGAGGCCGAACAAATGCTGCTGAAAACCGCGCTTCAGGAAAGCGGCGCCCTGGGCAGCGCGCTGAGCCGCGTGGCCACGACCAAGCGGGGCTTTGAGGCGAATTTCGTCGGGATGAACCGGGAAACCGCCGAACTCGCCTGCGGCCGGATCGCCGCGCGGCAGCAAAGCTGCCGGGTCATCGGCCCCTGA
- a CDS encoding Lrp/AsnC family transcriptional regulator: protein MLDATDRRILRQLLADPEIPNAQLAERAGVTPASLWRRLERMRQAGVIRATLTRIDWRRLGYEVQVSLRFTLDKTHPRAFDEFIAAARRVPEVTEIQTFLGSVDLRLSVIARDMAHWQQLYRESILTLPHVADSDALMLVSTIKDVQELPL, encoded by the coding sequence ATGCTCGACGCCACCGATCGCCGCATCCTGCGCCAGCTTCTGGCCGATCCCGAGATCCCGAACGCCCAGCTGGCCGAGCGGGCAGGGGTCACGCCCGCAAGCCTCTGGCGCCGGCTGGAACGCATGCGCCAGGCCGGGGTGATCCGCGCCACCCTGACCCGCATCGACTGGCGCAGGCTCGGCTACGAGGTGCAGGTCAGCCTGCGCTTTACCCTCGACAAGACCCATCCCCGCGCCTTCGACGAATTCATCGCCGCAGCCCGACGCGTGCCCGAAGTGACCGAGATCCAGACCTTCCTGGGCTCGGTGGACCTGCGGCTGTCGGTGATCGCCCGCGACATGGCGCATTGGCAGCAGCTTTACCGGGAAAGCATCCTGACCCTGCCGCATGTGGCCGACAGCGATGCGCTGATGCTGGTCTCGACCATCAAGGATGTGCAGGAGCTGCCGCTGTGA
- the hemF gene encoding oxygen-dependent coproporphyrinogen oxidase codes for MEMHDERQKAAAWFRELRDRIVSAFEALEDRGPANAPAGRFEIRETKRGEDGGGGLMSVMRGGRVFEKVGVNWSAVHGELSAAARQAMAARGVPGVEGDPRFWASGISLVAHMQNPHAPAVHMNTRMFWTPGAWWFGGGADLNPCLEYAEDTAHFHATLSAACAPHGADYYDRFKAWADEYFFVPHRGRARGVGGIFYDDLNTGDWHADFAFTRAVGEAFLPAFLPLAEKRMAQPWGEAEKDAQLIHRGLYAEYNLVYDRGTKFGLATGHDPEAVLMSLPPMAKWA; via the coding sequence ATGGAAATGCACGATGAGCGACAGAAGGCCGCGGCCTGGTTCCGCGAGCTGCGCGACCGCATCGTCTCTGCCTTCGAGGCGCTGGAGGATCGCGGCCCCGCCAATGCGCCGGCCGGCCGTTTCGAGATCCGCGAGACCAAGCGCGGTGAGGATGGCGGCGGTGGGTTGATGTCGGTGATGCGCGGCGGCCGGGTCTTCGAGAAGGTCGGCGTGAACTGGTCGGCGGTGCATGGCGAGCTGTCGGCCGCAGCCCGGCAGGCCATGGCGGCCCGCGGCGTGCCGGGGGTCGAGGGGGATCCGCGCTTCTGGGCTTCGGGGATCAGTCTGGTCGCGCATATGCAGAACCCGCATGCGCCGGCGGTGCACATGAACACGCGCATGTTCTGGACGCCCGGCGCCTGGTGGTTCGGCGGCGGCGCCGACCTGAACCCCTGCCTGGAATATGCCGAGGATACGGCGCATTTCCACGCCACGCTGAGCGCGGCCTGCGCCCCGCATGGCGCCGATTACTATGACCGCTTCAAGGCCTGGGCGGACGAGTATTTCTTTGTCCCGCATCGCGGCCGGGCACGGGGCGTCGGCGGCATCTTCTATGACGACCTGAACACGGGCGACTGGCATGCCGATTTCGCCTTTACCAGGGCGGTGGGCGAGGCTTTCCTGCCCGCCTTCCTGCCGCTCGCGGAAAAGCGCATGGCCCAGCCCTGGGGCGAGGCGGAAAAGGACGCGCAGCTGATCCATCGCGGACTTTATGCAGAATACAACCTGGTCTATGACCGCGGCACCAAATTCGGCCTGGCGACCGGCCACGACCCCGAGGCGGTGCTGATGAGCCTGCCGCCCATGGCGAAATGGGCCTGA